One genomic region from Streptomyces sp. NBC_01431 encodes:
- a CDS encoding molybdopterin oxidoreductase family protein — protein sequence MSSRSLPLDPSIAPPGTRNFRDAGGIPADQWHADQNGETLVPTHCCFCGVQCGMYLRVNRAGKVFGVEPRDHDINRMRLCPKGINAYQQVNHPDRLTAPLMRRSRDEPFREASWEEALDFTVAEIRRIQGAHGNDAFGLLGGASLFSEKTYLVGKFGRVALKTRHVDYNGRLCMVSAAGANKLAFGIDRAGNPFSDILLTDCLLIAGSNVGECFPVMTQYLWGARDRGATLIVVDPRETAVARTADIHVALKPGTDAAFFNAVLNVVISEGLTDEQFLAEHTTGWDEVRSTVASYTPERAADICGIPASQVVQVARTFAGARRAMAWHARGIEHHSQGVENCLTVINLCAATGNLGKPGAGYGTITGQGNGQGGREHGQKADLLPGGRSITDPEHRRQICEIWGIEESELPSAGTSMMEMVWQMQRQEIRGLIGICNNPFVSLPNYATVKAGYDCLEFHAQFDFFLSETAANAHVVFPVTTWAEDEGVMANAEARVVKHNKAQEPPGGVRTDTWVMCQLAQRLGVGDKFVFPGSREVFEELRIASAGTVNDYYGITYERLEESGGISWPCPSTDHPGTPRLFEDGQTFHPDRKVHMQVVEWHPPMDPYDEEHPMSLTTGRTVAHFLSGNQTRRLGALVEQTPRPWVEIHPSHGFRNGAPVRVVTRRGSGVFPALVTEAIRPDTVFIPYHWPVPTAANALTIDALDPRSKIPEYKVCACRIEAAERIDEVPAPPTGPGRQAYPAAQVSRTDPLPPTSPQGRGTAERS from the coding sequence GTGAGCAGCCGGTCCCTTCCGCTCGACCCCTCGATCGCCCCGCCCGGCACCCGCAACTTCCGCGACGCGGGCGGCATCCCCGCCGACCAGTGGCACGCCGACCAGAACGGCGAGACCCTCGTCCCCACCCACTGCTGCTTCTGCGGTGTGCAGTGCGGGATGTATCTGCGCGTCAACAGGGCGGGCAAGGTGTTCGGCGTCGAGCCCCGCGACCACGACATCAACCGGATGCGGCTGTGCCCCAAAGGCATCAACGCCTACCAGCAGGTCAACCACCCCGACCGGCTGACCGCCCCGCTGATGCGCCGCTCTCGCGACGAGCCGTTCCGCGAGGCCTCCTGGGAGGAGGCGCTGGACTTCACGGTCGCCGAGATCCGCCGCATCCAGGGTGCCCACGGCAACGACGCCTTCGGGCTGCTCGGCGGGGCCAGCCTGTTCTCCGAAAAGACTTACCTGGTCGGCAAGTTCGGCCGGGTCGCCCTCAAGACGCGGCACGTCGACTACAACGGCCGGCTGTGCATGGTGTCCGCCGCCGGCGCCAACAAGCTCGCCTTCGGGATCGACCGGGCGGGCAATCCGTTCTCCGACATCCTCCTCACCGACTGTCTGCTGATCGCCGGGTCCAACGTCGGGGAGTGCTTCCCCGTCATGACCCAGTACCTGTGGGGCGCCCGGGACCGCGGTGCCACCCTCATCGTGGTCGACCCGCGCGAGACGGCCGTCGCGCGCACCGCCGACATCCACGTCGCCCTCAAGCCCGGCACCGACGCCGCCTTCTTCAATGCCGTACTGAACGTCGTCATCAGCGAGGGGCTCACCGACGAGCAGTTCCTCGCCGAGCACACCACCGGCTGGGACGAGGTGCGCTCCACCGTCGCCTCCTACACCCCCGAGCGGGCCGCGGACATCTGCGGCATCCCCGCCTCCCAGGTCGTCCAGGTCGCCCGGACCTTCGCGGGCGCTCGCCGGGCGATGGCCTGGCACGCTCGGGGCATCGAGCACCATTCGCAGGGCGTCGAGAACTGCCTGACCGTCATCAACCTGTGTGCGGCCACCGGCAACCTCGGTAAACCCGGCGCCGGTTACGGCACCATCACCGGCCAGGGCAACGGCCAGGGCGGCCGGGAGCACGGCCAGAAGGCCGACCTGCTGCCCGGCGGACGGTCGATCACGGACCCGGAGCACCGGCGCCAGATCTGCGAGATCTGGGGGATCGAGGAGTCCGAACTCCCGTCGGCAGGCACCTCGATGATGGAAATGGTCTGGCAGATGCAGCGGCAGGAGATCCGCGGCCTGATCGGCATCTGCAACAACCCCTTCGTCTCCCTCCCCAACTACGCGACGGTCAAGGCCGGTTACGACTGTCTGGAGTTCCACGCTCAATTCGATTTCTTCCTCTCCGAGACGGCGGCCAACGCGCACGTCGTCTTCCCCGTCACCACCTGGGCCGAGGACGAGGGCGTGATGGCGAATGCCGAGGCCAGGGTGGTCAAGCACAACAAGGCGCAGGAGCCGCCCGGCGGGGTGCGCACCGACACCTGGGTGATGTGCCAGCTGGCTCAACGCCTGGGAGTGGGAGACAAGTTCGTCTTCCCGGGCTCGCGTGAGGTGTTCGAGGAGCTGCGGATCGCGTCGGCCGGGACGGTCAACGACTACTACGGCATCACCTACGAACGCCTGGAGGAGAGCGGCGGTATCTCCTGGCCCTGCCCCTCCACCGACCATCCCGGCACGCCCCGCCTCTTCGAGGACGGGCAGACCTTCCACCCGGACCGCAAGGTGCACATGCAGGTCGTGGAATGGCATCCGCCGATGGACCCGTACGACGAAGAGCACCCGATGTCGCTGACCACGGGCCGGACGGTGGCGCACTTCCTGTCCGGGAACCAGACCCGCCGGCTCGGCGCGCTGGTCGAGCAGACTCCGCGTCCCTGGGTGGAGATCCACCCCTCGCACGGCTTCCGCAACGGTGCCCCGGTCCGTGTCGTCACCCGGCGCGGCAGCGGGGTCTTTCCCGCTCTGGTCACCGAAGCCATCCGCCCCGACACGGTGTTCATCCCGTACCACTGGCCCGTTCCGACGGCCGCCAACGCGCTCACCATCGATGCCCTCGACCCCCGTTCCAAGATTCCCGAGTACAAGGTGTGTGCCTGCCGCATCGAGGCCGCCGAGCGGATCGACGAGGTGCCGGCGCCGCCGACCGGTCCGGGGCGGCAGGCGTATCCGGCCGCCCAGGTCTCGCGCACCGACCCCCTGCCGCCCACGTCGCCGCAGGGTCGTGGCACCGCGGAGAGGAGCTGA
- a CDS encoding 4Fe-4S dicluster domain-containing protein: protein MMGRTIFIDPGRCIGCQACVSACRECDSHRGKSMIHLDYPDEGHSVASLPTVCMHCEDPVAPCAEVCPADAILVTADGVVQQADTTRCIGCANCVNACPFGVPKIDLQAKLQMKCNLCYDRTAYGLAPMCATVCPTGALFYGTLEELQAERPGVQVADSFTFGDVVVSTGVAMVVPADKVQWPVPGGLPIVEVNGKDVAR from the coding sequence GTGATGGGCAGAACGATCTTCATCGACCCGGGGCGCTGCATCGGCTGCCAGGCGTGTGTGTCCGCCTGCCGCGAGTGCGACTCGCACCGCGGGAAGTCCATGATCCATCTCGACTATCCCGACGAGGGCCATTCCGTAGCCTCCCTTCCCACTGTCTGTATGCACTGCGAGGACCCGGTCGCGCCGTGCGCCGAGGTCTGCCCGGCCGACGCGATCCTGGTGACCGCGGACGGTGTGGTGCAGCAGGCCGACACCACCCGCTGCATCGGCTGCGCGAACTGCGTCAACGCCTGCCCCTTCGGCGTACCGAAGATCGACCTCCAGGCGAAGCTTCAGATGAAGTGCAACCTCTGCTACGACCGCACCGCCTACGGCCTTGCCCCCATGTGCGCCACGGTCTGCCCGACCGGTGCGCTGTTCTACGGAACGTTGGAGGAGCTCCAGGCCGAGCGCCCCGGCGTCCAGGTCGCCGACTCCTTCACGTTCGGCGATGTCGTCGTCTCTACGGGCGTGGCGATGGTCGTGCCCGCCGACAAGGTCCAGTGGCCGGTGCCCGGCGGCCTGCCGATCGTCGAGGTCAACGGGAAGGACGTCGCCCGATGA
- a CDS encoding QcrA and Rieske domain-containing protein, with protein MSVTDQPPPAPDPAADPAQAALHDRIAADSLTTRRDYLRIVATVSGGLAVGGIAVAGGVLHRHGDSDAPPDAKRVALTLAPGESIAFRFPGDDDRAVAVRLKDGTLVGYSAVCTHLACGVLWREERGSEGELYCPCHEGVFDARTGEVTAGPPPRPLPRVLLVEEADGGVWAVATARSGESVEHAMCRQFADKPGMAARIGCPGANGKVAERSTRT; from the coding sequence ATGAGCGTCACCGATCAGCCGCCGCCCGCCCCCGACCCCGCCGCCGACCCGGCCCAGGCCGCCCTCCACGACCGCATCGCCGCCGATTCCCTCACCACCCGCCGTGACTACCTGCGCATCGTCGCCACCGTCTCCGGTGGCCTGGCCGTCGGCGGGATCGCCGTGGCCGGCGGTGTGCTGCACCGGCACGGCGACAGCGACGCCCCGCCCGACGCCAAGCGGGTCGCGCTCACGCTGGCCCCCGGCGAGTCAATCGCCTTCCGCTTCCCCGGCGACGACGACCGCGCGGTAGCCGTCCGCCTCAAGGACGGCACCCTCGTCGGCTACTCCGCCGTGTGTACGCATCTGGCCTGCGGGGTGCTGTGGCGCGAGGAACGCGGCAGCGAGGGCGAGTTGTACTGCCCCTGCCACGAAGGGGTCTTCGACGCACGCACCGGGGAGGTCACCGCCGGCCCGCCGCCGCGCCCACTTCCCAGGGTGCTGCTCGTCGAGGAGGCCGACGGCGGCGTCTGGGCGGTGGCCACGGCGCGCTCCGGCGAGAGCGTCGAGCACGCCATGTGCCGACAGTTCGCCGACAAGCCCGGTATGGCGGCCCGTATCGGCTGTCCCGGTGCGAACGGCAAGGTGGCGGAGAGGAGTACACGGACATGA
- the mscL gene encoding large conductance mechanosensitive channel protein MscL: MSEDKTGVLAGFKAFLMRGNVIDLAVAVVIGAAFTNIVNSVVKGVINPLVGAFGTKALESYSSCLKGPCTSDSGIQILWGGVLSAVLGFLITAAVVYFLMVLPMAKFLARRAAHDKVVESVHETMEISELEVLKEIRDVLIAQRDSGPTGPTSPANS, translated from the coding sequence GTGAGCGAGGACAAGACAGGCGTACTGGCCGGCTTCAAGGCCTTCCTGATGCGCGGCAATGTGATCGATCTGGCTGTCGCGGTGGTCATCGGCGCCGCGTTCACCAACATCGTGAACTCGGTCGTGAAGGGTGTGATCAATCCGCTGGTCGGCGCGTTCGGCACCAAGGCTCTGGAGAGCTACAGCTCCTGTCTGAAGGGTCCCTGCACCAGCGACTCCGGCATCCAGATCCTCTGGGGCGGGGTGCTGAGCGCGGTCCTCGGCTTCCTCATCACCGCCGCCGTCGTCTACTTCCTGATGGTGCTGCCGATGGCAAAGTTTCTGGCCCGGCGTGCCGCGCACGACAAGGTGGTGGAAAGTGTGCACGAAACCATGGAGATCAGCGAGCTGGAAGTGCTGAAGGAGATCCGCGACGTCCTGATCGCCCAGCGCGACTCGGGCCCCACGGGCCCAACGAGCCCAGCGAACTCCTAG
- a CDS encoding RcpC/CpaB family pilus assembly protein, with protein sequence MSTTPASPAPRPLPYLPPVLAPEPGGVPVFPPLRVRGSRQRLRRALLRRRRAVAAGLAVTAAALAVSSTQAAERPHTVAAPASRERGPARPPAMVSAPVRIADADAVRLLRPGDRVDVIASATSPSGGTGQARVVATGVRVKAVPGRRSTPSDQSGASSQVGGTSPEVGGTSSEAGALVLLAVPREVATALAGAGAASRLAVTLC encoded by the coding sequence ATGTCCACAACCCCCGCATCACCCGCTCCCCGCCCCCTTCCCTACCTGCCTCCTGTACTGGCGCCCGAACCCGGCGGGGTGCCGGTCTTCCCTCCGCTGCGGGTACGCGGAAGCCGGCAGCGGCTGCGGCGCGCGTTGCTCAGACGACGGCGGGCCGTGGCGGCCGGTCTCGCCGTGACGGCCGCGGCCCTGGCCGTCTCCAGCACGCAGGCGGCAGAGCGCCCGCACACCGTCGCCGCCCCTGCGTCAAGGGAGCGCGGGCCCGCGCGGCCGCCTGCGATGGTGTCGGCGCCGGTACGGATCGCGGACGCCGACGCCGTGCGGCTGCTGCGCCCCGGCGACCGGGTGGACGTGATCGCGTCCGCCACCTCCCCGTCGGGCGGCACGGGCCAAGCCCGTGTGGTGGCAACGGGCGTGCGGGTGAAGGCAGTTCCGGGTCGCCGCAGTACGCCTTCCGACCAAAGCGGCGCATCCTCGCAAGTAGGCGGCACGTCGCCGGAAGTGGGCGGCACGTCCTCGGAGGCGGGCGCGCTCGTCCTGCTCGCCGTACCCCGGGAAGTCGCCACGGCGCTGGCCGGCGCGGGCGCCGCGTCCCGACTGGCGGTGACCTTGTGCTGA
- a CDS encoding S-methyl-5'-thioadenosine phosphorylase, whose amino-acid sequence MANAEIGVIGGSGFYSFLEDVTEVQVDTPYGAPSDSLFLGEIAGRRVAFLPRHGRGHHLPPHRINYRANLWALRSVGARQVLGPCAVGGLRQEYGPGTLLVPDQLVDRTKARTQTFFDGLPLPDGSVPNVVHTTFADPYCPDGRKAALSAAAGRGWDAVDGGTMVVIEGPRFSTRAESQWHAAMGWSVVGMTGHPEAVLARELGVCYTSLSLVTDLDAGAESGEGVSHAEVLRVFGENVARLREVLFDAVAALPTAEDRDCLCARAHDGWELGIELP is encoded by the coding sequence ATGGCTAACGCAGAGATCGGCGTCATCGGCGGCTCGGGCTTCTACTCGTTCCTGGAGGACGTCACCGAGGTCCAGGTGGACACTCCCTATGGCGCCCCCAGCGACTCACTCTTCCTCGGCGAGATCGCCGGCCGCCGGGTGGCCTTCCTCCCCCGCCACGGCCGCGGCCACCACTTGCCGCCGCACCGCATCAACTACCGCGCCAACCTCTGGGCGCTGCGCTCGGTCGGCGCGCGCCAGGTCCTCGGACCGTGCGCGGTGGGCGGCCTGCGCCAGGAGTACGGGCCGGGCACTCTGCTCGTACCGGACCAGTTGGTCGACCGTACGAAGGCGCGCACCCAGACCTTCTTCGACGGGCTGCCGCTGCCCGACGGCTCGGTCCCCAACGTCGTGCACACCACATTCGCCGACCCGTACTGCCCCGATGGCCGCAAGGCGGCGCTGAGCGCGGCGGCGGGGCGCGGCTGGGACGCCGTGGACGGCGGCACGATGGTCGTCATCGAGGGCCCCCGCTTCTCGACCCGCGCCGAATCGCAGTGGCACGCGGCGATGGGCTGGTCGGTGGTCGGCATGACCGGGCACCCCGAGGCCGTCCTCGCCCGGGAACTGGGGGTCTGCTACACCTCGTTGTCCCTGGTGACCGACCTGGACGCGGGTGCCGAGAGCGGCGAGGGCGTCTCACACGCGGAGGTCCTCAGGGTCTTCGGCGAGAACGTGGCGCGCCTGCGCGAGGTCCTGTTCGACGCGGTCGCGGCCCTCCCGACGGCCGAGGACCGCGACTGCCTGTGCGCGCGGGCACACGACGGGTGGGAGCTGGGCATCGAACTGCCGTGA
- a CDS encoding FmdB family zinc ribbon protein, translated as MPTYQYQCTECGEGLEAVQKFTDDALTVCPNCDGRLKKVFSAVGIVFKGSGFYRNDSRGASSSSSPASSAAKSSSSSSSDSKPAASSSSSGSASSSASPAA; from the coding sequence GTGCCGACCTACCAGTACCAGTGCACCGAGTGCGGCGAGGGCCTCGAGGCGGTGCAGAAGTTCACCGATGACGCCCTGACCGTATGCCCGAACTGCGACGGACGCCTGAAGAAGGTGTTCTCGGCGGTCGGCATCGTCTTCAAGGGATCCGGCTTCTACCGCAACGACAGTCGCGGCGCGTCGTCCAGCAGCTCGCCCGCGTCGTCGGCGGCGAAGTCGTCCAGTTCGTCGAGTTCGGACTCGAAGCCGGCCGCCTCTTCGTCGAGCTCCGGCTCGGCCTCGTCCAGCGCGAGCCCGGCCGCCTGA
- a CDS encoding MFS transporter, with the protein MASTVTSDKRPGYGQLLRTPGALSFLLPGFAARQPFAMLTIGILLLVQHTTGSYGGAGAVAAFTGVSMALFAPQSGKLADRFGQRAVLVPGVLVHAASVSVLTALALAGAPLWALFIAAVPTGASVPQVGPMVRARWANKLDGSPLMATAAAFESVTDEFTFVIGPVLATALCTSVHPAAGLIAEASLTLVGGLLFAARRTTQPPVRSAAEHEQAEHTSALSIPGVRVLAMAFLGIGAVFGGMQVSLTAFAEEIGNPGINGVLYGIFAAGNMLAGIVCGAVAWKSAPRTRLIAGYAALTLAASGLWAAHSALLLGGLGLIVGLCIAPALISGYTLVETLVPATSRTEAFTWLTGAVALGQAAAVTVAGRLTDAHGSTAGFLVPLGGTALALVTLLALRSRLAPRAQARTVARGVGHRVPVTVD; encoded by the coding sequence GTGGCATCCACGGTCACTTCTGACAAGCGGCCCGGTTACGGGCAGCTTCTGCGCACACCTGGCGCACTGTCCTTCCTCCTGCCCGGCTTCGCGGCCCGGCAGCCCTTCGCGATGCTCACCATCGGCATCCTGCTGCTCGTCCAGCACACCACCGGCTCCTACGGCGGCGCCGGCGCCGTTGCCGCCTTCACCGGCGTGTCCATGGCCCTGTTCGCCCCGCAGAGCGGCAAGCTCGCGGACCGCTTCGGGCAGCGCGCGGTCCTGGTGCCCGGCGTCCTTGTCCACGCGGCCTCCGTGTCCGTGCTGACCGCCCTGGCCCTGGCCGGCGCCCCCCTGTGGGCGCTGTTCATCGCGGCCGTGCCCACCGGCGCCTCGGTGCCGCAGGTCGGCCCCATGGTGCGGGCCCGCTGGGCGAACAAGCTCGACGGCTCGCCCCTGATGGCGACCGCCGCGGCCTTCGAGTCGGTGACCGACGAGTTCACCTTCGTCATCGGCCCGGTCCTCGCGACCGCCCTGTGCACGAGCGTGCACCCGGCGGCCGGACTGATCGCCGAGGCGTCGCTGACCCTCGTCGGCGGCCTGCTGTTCGCCGCCCGGCGCACCACCCAGCCCCCGGTGCGCAGCGCCGCCGAGCACGAGCAGGCCGAGCACACCTCCGCGCTGTCCATCCCGGGCGTACGCGTCCTGGCGATGGCCTTCCTCGGCATCGGTGCGGTCTTCGGCGGCATGCAGGTTTCGCTCACCGCGTTCGCTGAAGAGATCGGCAACCCCGGCATCAACGGCGTCCTCTACGGCATCTTCGCCGCCGGAAACATGCTGGCGGGCATCGTCTGCGGCGCCGTCGCCTGGAAGTCCGCGCCCCGCACCCGGCTGATCGCCGGATACGCGGCGCTGACCCTGGCGGCCTCCGGACTGTGGGCGGCGCACTCCGCCCTGCTGCTCGGCGGCCTCGGCCTGATCGTCGGCCTGTGCATCGCGCCCGCCCTGATCAGCGGCTACACGCTGGTCGAGACGCTGGTCCCGGCCACCTCGCGTACCGAGGCGTTCACCTGGCTGACGGGCGCGGTCGCGCTGGGCCAGGCCGCCGCCGTCACGGTGGCCGGTCGCCTGACCGACGCCCACGGTTCGACCGCCGGATTCCTGGTGCCGCTGGGGGGCACGGCGCTGGCCCTGGTCACGCTGCTCGCACTGCGCTCGCGGCTCGCTCCGCGCGCCCAGGCACGTACCGTGGCGCGTGGCGTGGGTCACCGTGTCCCCGTCACGGTGGACTGA
- a CDS encoding potassium/proton antiporter — MFRGRPTASEGKDRPLTVHQLNELLLICSLVLLIAVAAVRISSRSGLPSLLLYLGIGIAIGQDGIFNVKFDNAELTQVIGYAALVVILAEGGLGTKWKEIKPALPAAVVLSLVGVAVSVGVTAAGAHYLVGLEWRQALIIGAVVSSTDAAAVFSVLRKVPLPSRITGVLEAESGFNDAPVVILVVAFSTPGPVDSWYLLVGKIALELAIGASIGLAVGWLGSYGLRHVALPASGLYPIAVMAIAVSAYAAGALAHGSGFLAVYLASMVLGNAKLPHWPATRGFADGLGWIAQIGMFVLLGLLVTPHNLAADFWPAVIIGLVLTMVARPLEVLLSLLPFRIPWQEKALMSWAGLRGAVPIILATIPMVSGIEGSKKVFNIVFILVVVYTLVQGPTLPWVARKLQLSDADEAADLGVESAPLERLRGHLLSVTIPPKSRMHGVEVHELRMPPGAAVTLVVRDGKSFVPGPTTVLRRGDELLVVATDPVRDAAEARLRAVGQGGKLAGWLGTGTVVTDPAKNAKPRRTAH, encoded by the coding sequence ATTTTCAGGGGGCGCCCAACGGCGTCTGAGGGGAAGGATCGGCCACTGACTGTCCACCAGCTCAACGAACTCCTGCTCATCTGCTCGCTCGTCCTGCTCATCGCCGTCGCGGCGGTGCGCATCTCCTCCCGCAGCGGGCTCCCCAGCCTGCTCCTGTATCTCGGGATCGGGATCGCCATCGGGCAGGACGGCATCTTCAACGTCAAGTTCGACAACGCCGAACTGACGCAGGTGATCGGCTATGCCGCACTGGTGGTGATCCTGGCCGAGGGCGGCCTGGGCACCAAGTGGAAGGAGATCAAACCGGCGTTGCCGGCGGCCGTGGTGCTGTCGCTCGTCGGCGTCGCGGTGAGCGTGGGGGTCACGGCGGCGGGCGCGCACTATCTGGTGGGCCTGGAGTGGCGGCAGGCGCTCATCATCGGCGCGGTGGTGTCCTCCACGGATGCCGCGGCCGTCTTCTCCGTCCTGCGCAAGGTGCCGCTGCCCTCGCGCATAACCGGCGTCCTGGAGGCCGAGTCCGGCTTCAACGACGCCCCCGTGGTCATCCTGGTCGTCGCCTTCTCCACGCCCGGACCGGTCGACTCCTGGTACCTGCTCGTCGGGAAGATAGCCCTGGAGCTGGCCATCGGCGCCTCGATCGGCCTCGCGGTGGGCTGGCTCGGATCGTACGGACTGCGCCATGTGGCGCTACCCGCCTCCGGCCTCTACCCGATCGCCGTCATGGCGATCGCCGTGAGCGCGTACGCCGCCGGCGCGTTGGCCCACGGCTCCGGCTTCCTCGCCGTGTACCTGGCCTCCATGGTGCTCGGCAACGCCAAGCTCCCCCACTGGCCGGCCACCCGCGGTTTCGCCGACGGGCTCGGCTGGATCGCCCAGATCGGCATGTTCGTCCTGCTGGGCCTGCTGGTCACCCCGCACAACCTGGCCGCCGACTTCTGGCCGGCCGTGATCATCGGCCTCGTCCTGACCATGGTGGCCAGGCCGCTCGAAGTACTGCTCAGCCTGTTGCCGTTCAGGATTCCGTGGCAGGAGAAGGCCCTGATGTCGTGGGCGGGCCTGCGCGGCGCCGTGCCGATCATCCTCGCCACGATCCCGATGGTCTCCGGGATCGAGGGCAGCAAGAAGGTCTTCAACATCGTCTTCATCCTGGTCGTCGTCTACACCCTGGTCCAGGGACCGACGCTGCCGTGGGTGGCCCGCAAGCTCCAGCTCTCCGACGCCGACGAGGCCGCCGACCTGGGCGTCGAGTCCGCCCCGCTGGAGCGGCTGCGCGGCCATCTGCTGTCCGTGACCATCCCGCCGAAGTCGAGGATGCACGGCGTCGAGGTGCACGAGCTGAGGATGCCGCCGGGCGCCGCGGTCACCCTGGTGGTGCGCGACGGCAAGAGCTTCGTGCCGGGACCCACGACCGTGCTGCGGCGCGGCGACGAGCTCCTGGTGGTCGCGACCGATCCGGTACGGGACGCGGCCGAGGCGCGGCTGCGCGCGGTCGGCCAGGGCGGCAAGCTGGCCGGCTGGCTGGGCACCGGCACCGTGGTGACCGACCCCGCAAAGAATGCTAAGCCCAGACGAACAGCCCATTAA